One window of Thermocoleostomius sinensis A174 genomic DNA carries:
- the csx10 gene encoding type III-D CRISPR-associated RAMP protein Csx10: MKRIHLTITAETPLAIGQRKPGASVSEAMDYIPGTVIRGAIAAHILNQTSDSPADGDDFHTLFLNDNAAVFQNAYPAVLKLSSDQYDVSQGEVKVLPATALSSKTNSGFQPKAGVFDALIDSFCAREHGHFYEPNDVNGDRVEPFKGFYSQHQGSYYAHSVNQRLLTRVGINRRRATAQEEILYSIKVLDEFQGKAQDGTPQPTVYKSAILISDDNLATALQTFLEQNSPHFRLGGSTSRGLGKVHIETQIEDIKDIDERSNVIQARIDIFNEKLNERWSLWNVFNDSNSTKGRTFFTLDLQSDAILSEHWQRTTVISEAMLNQFTNIHDPDLQLHMAYSSYDYRSGWNAAWGLQKDVELMTNMGSVYLFSTQQPQAWYEPLAWLESRGVGDRVSEGFGQIRVCDEFHLVFREGAE; encoded by the coding sequence ATGAAACGCATTCACCTCACCATTACAGCAGAAACTCCCCTCGCCATCGGTCAACGCAAACCCGGAGCATCCGTCAGCGAAGCAATGGACTACATCCCCGGAACTGTGATTCGCGGGGCGATCGCTGCTCATATCCTCAATCAAACCTCTGACTCTCCCGCCGATGGAGACGACTTCCACACCCTATTTCTCAACGACAATGCCGCCGTTTTCCAAAACGCCTATCCCGCCGTTCTGAAGCTGAGTAGTGACCAATATGATGTCAGTCAAGGCGAGGTCAAAGTTCTACCTGCCACAGCCCTCAGTTCTAAAACCAATAGCGGCTTCCAGCCCAAAGCCGGAGTATTCGATGCCCTCATCGACAGCTTTTGCGCCAGAGAACATGGGCATTTTTATGAACCCAATGACGTAAACGGCGATCGAGTGGAGCCATTCAAAGGGTTTTACAGCCAGCATCAAGGTTCCTACTACGCCCATTCTGTCAACCAGCGACTTCTGACGCGAGTTGGCATTAACCGTCGTCGGGCAACCGCCCAGGAAGAAATTCTCTACAGCATTAAAGTGTTGGATGAGTTCCAAGGGAAAGCGCAGGACGGCACACCTCAACCGACCGTATACAAAAGCGCGATCCTGATTAGCGACGATAATCTGGCAACAGCGTTGCAGACTTTCCTGGAGCAGAATAGCCCACACTTTCGGCTTGGCGGTTCCACCTCGCGCGGACTGGGAAAAGTTCATATTGAGACGCAAATTGAAGATATCAAAGATATAGATGAGCGATCGAATGTCATTCAAGCTCGAATAGATATATTCAATGAAAAGTTAAACGAAAGATGGAGTTTATGGAATGTATTTAATGATTCCAATTCCACAAAGGGACGAACTTTTTTTACTCTCGATCTCCAATCCGATGCCATCCTATCAGAACACTGGCAACGAACAACCGTGATTTCAGAAGCGATGCTCAATCAATTTACTAATATCCACGATCCAGACCTTCAACTCCACATGGCATACAGCAGCTATGACTATCGATCGGGCTGGAATGCCGCATGGGGATTGCAAAAGGATGTAGAGCTAATGACCAATATGGGCAGTGTCTATCTGTTCAGCACCCAGCAACCCCAAGCCTGGTATGAGCCGCTAGCTTGGTTAGAAAGTAGAGGAGTCGGCGATCGGGTTTCAGAGGGGTTTGGTCAGATTAGGGTTTGTGATGAATTTCATTTAGTGTTTCGAGAAGGAGCAGAATAG
- the csx7 gene encoding type III CRISPR-associated RAMP protein Csx7 has protein sequence MFDTFKNRLELSGTLWTVTALRISQGRSLEPIGSDLPVVKDALGHPLIPGSSFKGAMRSRLESFLRGIDDNLAANPAIEEEWAIPSDVMKQLKEDHQNDADLTRTIIGRTDLTSLLFGSPWMASKFQVRDLTVIRDSWFGQYQERDGVSIDRDTETAADGKLYDFQVVPAGTPFTFKAIVENAEEWELGLLMIGLHQFETEQIPLGGGRSRGLGVVKLEIKEMRWIDVRRSDEPDRCDPAKMQDYLRHLIMEQETPVGEVVSPEQRKEWASQFISSLQEHIDRLSQAKTTIEAAQSSSNQAK, from the coding sequence ATGTTTGATACGTTCAAAAATCGCTTAGAACTTTCAGGAACCCTCTGGACAGTGACAGCACTCCGCATCAGCCAAGGACGCTCCCTGGAACCGATCGGCTCTGATTTGCCCGTCGTCAAAGATGCGCTGGGTCATCCCCTGATTCCCGGTTCGAGCTTTAAGGGAGCCATGCGATCGCGCCTGGAGAGTTTTCTGCGCGGGATAGACGACAACCTCGCTGCCAATCCGGCGATCGAAGAGGAGTGGGCGATTCCATCAGATGTGATGAAACAACTCAAAGAAGACCATCAAAATGACGCAGATTTAACCAGAACAATCATCGGCAGAACGGATCTAACTTCGCTGCTATTTGGCTCTCCCTGGATGGCGAGTAAGTTCCAGGTGCGAGATTTAACTGTTATACGAGATTCCTGGTTCGGACAATACCAGGAGCGAGACGGGGTTTCCATCGATCGAGATACTGAAACCGCCGCAGATGGCAAACTTTATGACTTTCAGGTTGTACCTGCGGGGACACCCTTTACGTTTAAGGCGATCGTCGAAAATGCCGAGGAGTGGGAACTGGGACTGCTAATGATTGGCTTACACCAGTTTGAAACTGAGCAAATTCCCCTGGGAGGTGGGCGATCGAGGGGATTGGGGGTGGTGAAGCTGGAGATCAAAGAGATGCGTTGGATAGATGTACGGCGATCGGATGAGCCAGACAGGTGCGATCCAGCCAAAATGCAGGATTACCTCAGACATTTGATAATGGAACAGGAAACACCTGTCGGCGAAGTTGTTTCTCCTGAACAACGAAAAGAGTGGGCAAGCCAGTTTATTAGCAGCCTTCAAGAACACATCGATCGACTCTCTCAGGCAAAGACTACAATCGAAGCAGCGCAGTCTTCCAGCAATCAAGCAAAGTAG
- the cas2 gene encoding CRISPR-associated endonuclease Cas2, producing the protein MSHLWLVCYDVANNKRRQKLAKRMERVCQRVQESVFECPLDEAGLTEQLERFWLPVLDVREDSLRAYPMDGRTKQRVKVYGSPPPYEPPDFVIL; encoded by the coding sequence ATGAGTCATTTGTGGTTGGTTTGTTATGATGTGGCGAATAATAAACGGCGGCAGAAGCTGGCGAAGCGGATGGAGCGGGTGTGTCAGCGGGTGCAGGAGTCGGTGTTTGAGTGTCCGCTGGATGAGGCGGGGTTGACGGAGCAACTGGAGCGGTTTTGGCTTCCGGTGTTGGATGTGCGGGAGGATAGTTTACGGGCGTATCCAATGGATGGCAGGACGAAGCAGCGGGTGAAGGTGTATGGCAGTCCGCCGCCCTATGAGCCGCCGGATTTTGTGATTTTGTAA
- the cas10 gene encoding type III-B CRISPR-associated protein Cas10/Cmr2, which produces MVDSQKQLTVAIAWCLAWGDRREPQLSQDLLQQFREAIDTDREPPEPLNPYFERAKSLQSLTAEFPKSLQNLSPELVHLWQQKTKIGLVYGGATKIKQYVFEEAKLQDIRGASALLDRINLYDIPEFFGSSEGTRSARQWLENNDSTLAKALIPELLIYYKGGSFLAFCPAALIDSLADAIEKRYTQETLTANSCVVGDVFHPLEIYLGLLQNPIEKTLWLDSLQSHLTNPAVQAYFGIQANDPPDKIEAAFKSRKNFNELVAKLANQFNQRRSGCDRPSLEQNNTPDQKTRPSRRYPPMFETHPYLVRDAGDRRSSVATVTDFPEPIQFSETLARKRWVGQITKQESAEERTWFRKAGLDWDAGEVESWVNKFEQYLRDENLVQKYDSDLNLFDENQKIRDIHKREARSLREIAAADKNGFIAYIYADGNNMGQYIRDHIATPAQYEQFSNDIFHATEKSVYYAIAHHLKPYHYTPDSCSNRTNKDKVWIHPFEIVTIGGDDVLLIVPANKALNIAKTIGDRFEEILIETGRYAIEPSQKPTPHSEIHRYNPQEAPESKCCLSISSSVLITADNTPIYYADKLVSQLLKSAKKKAKDLKEKGYHGGTVDFLTLKAVTMISSNINAFRDQGLTVKLPERQQELKLYAAPYTLHELGGLLETAKAVKKSGFPQSQLYQIRSLLERGKRTAILNYRYFKVRLAADKQHFLDNDFEKAWCGAKTNNGNLAPWIQAIQKDGKTTYETLWRELVELLPFVDDPANDAPNDNDPDDSKRSDKQTTAPSSQEANQ; this is translated from the coding sequence ATGGTTGATTCCCAAAAACAATTAACAGTGGCGATCGCCTGGTGTTTGGCATGGGGCGATCGGCGAGAACCGCAATTATCTCAGGATTTACTTCAGCAGTTTCGAGAAGCGATCGATACAGATCGAGAACCACCTGAGCCGTTAAATCCATACTTTGAACGGGCTAAAAGCCTACAGTCTTTAACAGCAGAGTTTCCCAAAAGTCTTCAGAACCTGAGTCCTGAACTGGTTCACCTTTGGCAGCAAAAAACGAAAATTGGACTGGTTTATGGCGGTGCAACAAAGATTAAACAATACGTCTTTGAAGAGGCAAAACTACAGGACATTCGTGGAGCCTCTGCATTGCTCGATCGGATTAATCTGTATGATATACCTGAGTTCTTTGGTAGCTCCGAAGGGACTCGTTCTGCTCGACAATGGCTCGAAAACAATGATTCAACTCTAGCAAAAGCTCTGATTCCAGAACTACTCATTTACTACAAGGGCGGTAGTTTTCTGGCTTTCTGTCCCGCTGCCCTAATTGATTCCCTTGCAGATGCGATCGAAAAACGCTACACCCAGGAAACCCTGACTGCAAATTCCTGTGTTGTGGGGGATGTCTTTCATCCTCTAGAAATTTACCTGGGATTACTCCAGAATCCGATTGAAAAAACGCTATGGCTTGATTCCCTGCAAAGCCATTTAACCAATCCAGCCGTTCAAGCTTATTTCGGCATTCAAGCAAACGATCCACCAGACAAAATTGAAGCAGCCTTTAAGAGCCGTAAAAACTTCAATGAACTGGTGGCAAAGTTAGCCAATCAATTCAATCAACGCCGGAGCGGATGCGATCGCCCTTCCCTTGAACAGAACAACACTCCTGATCAAAAAACTCGCCCCAGTCGTCGTTATCCGCCCATGTTTGAAACGCATCCTTATTTAGTTCGGGATGCTGGCGATCGACGATCTTCAGTAGCAACCGTCACTGATTTTCCTGAACCAATCCAATTCTCAGAGACATTGGCACGTAAACGATGGGTTGGACAAATTACTAAACAGGAATCTGCGGAAGAACGAACTTGGTTTAGGAAAGCTGGTCTGGATTGGGATGCTGGAGAAGTTGAAAGTTGGGTGAACAAGTTTGAGCAATATCTGCGTGATGAGAACCTTGTTCAGAAATATGATTCAGATCTGAATTTGTTTGATGAGAACCAGAAAATCAGAGACATTCACAAACGAGAAGCCCGATCGCTCCGAGAGATTGCCGCAGCCGATAAAAATGGATTTATTGCCTACATCTATGCAGATGGAAATAACATGGGGCAATACATTCGTGATCACATCGCCACACCCGCCCAATACGAACAATTCAGTAACGATATCTTCCACGCCACCGAGAAATCAGTTTATTACGCGATCGCCCATCATCTTAAACCGTATCACTACACACCTGACTCCTGCTCTAACCGCACAAATAAAGACAAAGTTTGGATTCATCCCTTCGAGATTGTCACCATCGGTGGAGATGATGTGTTGCTGATTGTTCCAGCGAATAAGGCTCTGAATATTGCAAAAACGATCGGCGATCGTTTTGAGGAGATTTTAATTGAGACGGGACGATATGCGATCGAACCATCCCAGAAACCGACTCCTCATTCTGAAATACATCGTTATAATCCCCAAGAAGCACCTGAGTCCAAATGTTGCCTCAGCATTTCCAGTAGCGTACTCATCACCGCAGACAATACCCCCATTTATTACGCCGATAAGCTCGTTTCGCAACTGCTGAAATCCGCCAAGAAAAAAGCCAAAGATTTAAAAGAGAAGGGGTATCACGGTGGCACAGTAGACTTCCTGACCCTGAAAGCCGTCACCATGATTTCCTCCAACATCAACGCCTTTCGCGATCAAGGATTGACGGTTAAATTGCCAGAGCGACAACAAGAACTCAAACTTTATGCCGCTCCCTACACGCTGCATGAATTGGGTGGATTGCTTGAAACCGCCAAAGCTGTCAAAAAATCCGGCTTCCCCCAATCGCAGCTTTATCAGATTCGTAGCCTTTTGGAACGGGGCAAACGCACTGCCATTTTGAACTATCGCTACTTCAAAGTTCGATTAGCAGCCGACAAACAACATTTTCTGGATAACGATTTTGAAAAAGCCTGGTGTGGAGCCAAAACCAACAACGGAAATCTGGCTCCGTGGATTCAAGCCATTCAAAAAGACGGTAAAACCACTTACGAAACCCTGTGGCGAGAACTGGTAGAACTATTGCCCTTCGTTGATGATCCTGCCAATGACGCTCCCAATGATAACGATCCCGACGATTCAAAGCGATCGGACAAACAAACGACTGCCCCATCTTCCCAGGAGGCGAACCAATGA
- a CDS encoding Uma2 family endonuclease — MVITARRADRVVLHHISWEQFEKLLEDLGDRRAARIAYDNGSLEIMTPLPEHEYFKEVMSTAVQDIAEALEIDYESYGSTTWRKHIKMAGIEPDNCFYFQHEPAVRGRLDLDLSQGDPPPDLALEIDLTHKSLDRFPIYARLEVPELWCYDEGELKIYHLQADKYIEAETSLALPMLPIHELPQLIETHRAAGRRSIRQAVREWAKRWA, encoded by the coding sequence ATGGTCATAACAGCACGTCGAGCAGACCGAGTCGTATTGCATCACATTAGCTGGGAGCAGTTTGAAAAGTTGCTCGAAGATCTGGGCGATCGTCGTGCAGCCCGCATCGCCTATGACAACGGCAGCCTGGAAATCATGACCCCCTTACCTGAACACGAATACTTCAAAGAAGTGATGAGTACCGCAGTCCAGGATATTGCCGAAGCATTAGAAATAGACTACGAAAGCTATGGTTCAACCACCTGGCGCAAACACATCAAAATGGCAGGAATCGAACCCGACAATTGCTTTTACTTTCAACACGAACCAGCCGTTCGCGGCAGATTAGATTTAGACCTCAGCCAGGGCGACCCACCTCCCGATCTAGCCCTAGAAATTGATCTCACCCATAAATCCCTCGATCGCTTCCCCATCTATGCCCGCCTGGAAGTTCCAGAACTCTGGTGTTATGACGAAGGAGAGCTAAAAATCTACCACCTTCAAGCAGACAAATACATAGAAGCAGAAACCAGTCTGGCACTGCCAATGTTACCCATTCACGAACTCCCACAGTTGATTGAAACCCATCGCGCAGCAGGGCGGCGATCGATTCGACAAGCAGTACGAGAGTGGGCAAAGCGTTGGGCTTAG
- a CDS encoding RAMP superfamily CRISPR-associated protein: MHKRLVNHCTIELSLIPDGPILIKSGKEGADPTKPDMEFVETYHQDGRTIYLPGSSLKGAIRAHAERIVRSIGSDSKPTNPNLLWANDPLNDNYDYLKDRKDKQKKLSPPEIHLHSSFTDRLFGNTSIASRLRIEDAYPTDRTQLKLEERNGVAIDRVFGSVAVGPFNYQVCTGGEFKTKIHLKNFTLAQLGLIGLVLRDLNDGWFGLGFTKSRGLGTVRVQYEQAIVQYPACVLNSENQISLLGHSNLSWNHTTLLGVGAFLEESERDRYGFPKDDRLDTPVSAEAMPLGFGVQLTWHGNTVTDLFERSVKAWKKVVMSGATS, translated from the coding sequence ATGCACAAACGATTAGTTAACCACTGCACGATCGAACTTTCCCTAATTCCCGATGGACCAATTCTCATCAAGTCCGGCAAAGAAGGGGCTGACCCCACCAAACCCGATATGGAATTTGTGGAAACTTATCATCAAGACGGACGAACCATTTATCTGCCAGGAAGTTCTTTGAAGGGAGCCATTCGCGCCCATGCAGAGCGGATCGTTCGATCGATTGGAAGTGACAGCAAACCTACTAATCCAAACCTGCTTTGGGCAAATGATCCCTTAAACGACAACTATGATTACTTAAAAGATCGAAAAGATAAACAAAAAAAGTTATCTCCTCCTGAAATTCATCTTCACTCTTCATTTACTGATCGACTGTTTGGAAACACTTCGATCGCCAGTCGTCTCCGGATTGAAGATGCCTATCCCACCGATCGCACTCAACTCAAATTAGAAGAACGAAACGGGGTGGCGATCGATCGGGTGTTTGGCTCAGTCGCAGTGGGGCCATTTAATTATCAGGTTTGTACGGGAGGAGAATTTAAGACCAAGATTCACCTCAAGAACTTTACGCTGGCGCAATTGGGCTTAATTGGTTTGGTGCTGCGGGATTTGAATGATGGCTGGTTTGGTTTAGGATTTACCAAATCGCGGGGGCTGGGAACGGTTAGGGTGCAATACGAACAGGCTATTGTGCAGTATCCAGCCTGCGTTTTGAATAGCGAGAATCAGATTAGTCTACTTGGTCATTCAAATCTATCCTGGAATCACACAACGCTGCTGGGGGTTGGAGCTTTTCTGGAAGAGTCCGAGCGCGATCGATATGGTTTCCCGAAGGACGATCGGCTGGATACCCCTGTGTCTGCTGAAGCAATGCCTCTAGGCTTCGGAGTACAGTTAACCTGGCATGGCAATACGGTGACAGATTTATTTGAACGTAGCGTCAAGGCATGGAAAAAGGTAGTTATGTCTGGAGCCACATCATGA
- a CDS encoding Uma2 family endonuclease — MSSLQSPLKLSLKEFLDLPETKPVREYIDGQIHQKPMPKGKHSRLQTYLVAEINRMSESQRLACAFAELRCTFGGRSIVPDITVFSWQRIPLDAEGEIENTFEIPPDWTIEILSPEQSSIRVIDNILFCLNHGTELGWLIDPQERLVIVFRPAQQPEIKRDQDILPVLNPLSDLKLSVATIFSWLNLRNAN; from the coding sequence ATGTCATCTCTTCAATCCCCTTTAAAGCTTTCTCTAAAAGAATTTTTAGATCTCCCAGAAACCAAGCCAGTCCGTGAATACATTGATGGGCAGATCCATCAGAAACCCATGCCCAAGGGAAAACATAGCCGACTCCAAACCTATTTAGTGGCTGAAATCAATCGGATGAGCGAATCCCAACGGCTTGCCTGTGCATTTGCAGAACTGCGCTGCACCTTTGGCGGACGATCGATCGTCCCTGATATCACCGTCTTTTCATGGCAAAGAATTCCATTAGATGCAGAGGGGGAAATCGAAAATACCTTTGAAATTCCGCCAGACTGGACGATCGAAATTCTTTCCCCAGAACAAAGCTCGATTCGCGTCATTGACAATATTTTGTTTTGCCTGAATCACGGCACTGAACTCGGTTGGCTGATTGATCCCCAGGAGAGATTAGTCATCGTTTTTCGTCCAGCGCAACAGCCAGAAATCAAGCGAGATCAGGATATCCTACCTGTTCTCAATCCCCTAAGCGACCTTAAATTATCAGTTGCAACGATATTCAGTTGGTTGAACCTAAGAAATGCAAATTAA
- the cas1 gene encoding CRISPR-associated endonuclease Cas1, whose protein sequence is MTTLYLTEPGTTVQYQNNNLTVKQNNQSRCLRMAELDLVVVMPGVQLSSVVLSHLLDQGVETLFLKQNGQFRGRLQGSFATNPEIRLAQYRCVDTPLGLDLARSLMLSKVRNQRALLQRRNRDTQGRITELTEVVDLLAAYTTGFQRIDTPITRNAIMGIEGICARVYYQALRHWFPEDWGFTGRNRQPPRDPINALLSWGYGVLASRMFVVCVQAGFDPYIGFFHAIEPYRPNLVLDLMEEFRPVVVDQAVIAMIQAGTISPEDFEPAPDGEGIWLGALGKKLFLAELERQLTKVLLYPPQDRRLSVSQIMLEQARWVGRCLVSQNLDYEGFGLK, encoded by the coding sequence ATGACGACGCTATATTTAACGGAACCGGGAACGACGGTTCAGTATCAAAACAATAATCTGACGGTTAAGCAAAATAATCAATCTCGCTGTTTGCGGATGGCGGAACTAGACCTGGTGGTGGTGATGCCGGGGGTGCAACTGAGCAGTGTGGTGCTGTCCCATTTGCTAGATCAGGGGGTGGAAACGCTGTTTTTGAAGCAAAATGGGCAGTTTCGCGGTCGGCTTCAGGGCAGTTTTGCGACGAATCCTGAAATTCGGTTGGCGCAATATCGCTGTGTGGATACGCCGTTGGGGTTGGATCTGGCGCGATCGTTGATGTTGAGTAAAGTGCGAAATCAGCGGGCGTTGTTGCAGCGACGGAATCGGGATACTCAGGGTAGGATTACGGAACTGACGGAGGTGGTGGACTTATTGGCGGCGTATACGACGGGGTTTCAGCGGATTGATACTCCGATTACGCGCAATGCGATTATGGGGATAGAGGGGATTTGTGCGCGGGTCTATTATCAGGCGTTGCGCCATTGGTTTCCGGAGGATTGGGGGTTTACAGGGAGAAACCGTCAGCCGCCCCGTGACCCGATTAATGCGTTGCTGAGTTGGGGTTATGGGGTGTTGGCAAGTCGGATGTTTGTGGTCTGTGTGCAGGCGGGGTTTGATCCGTATATTGGGTTTTTCCATGCGATCGAGCCGTATCGTCCAAATTTGGTGCTGGATTTGATGGAGGAGTTTCGTCCGGTGGTGGTGGATCAGGCGGTGATTGCCATGATTCAGGCGGGGACGATTTCACCGGAGGATTTTGAGCCTGCGCCGGATGGGGAGGGCATTTGGCTGGGGGCGTTGGGGAAGAAGCTGTTTTTGGCGGAGTTGGAGCGGCAGTTGACGAAGGTGTTGCTCTATCCACCGCAGGATCGTCGTCTCAGTGTGAGCCAGATTATGTTGGAGCAGGCGCGATGGGTGGGGCGATGTTTGGTGAGTCAAAATTTGGATTATGAGGGGTTTGGGTTGAAATGA
- a CDS encoding RAMP superfamily CRISPR-associated protein, with protein sequence MIQLASLNQSFQPSTTLPLTAIIDTALCVGAGGSSGSLSDKPILKRADGKLIIPASQLKGRLRHECEKIARALGWAICESPVAETMCPQRAGLTGNFQHEHYEIGDRNPDGSPRHHCLICQLFGNPSLPARLQFSDLICTEDPDNTPEVLRPGVTINRRRRTAEEKKLYFLETSPANAQLPFTGEITLLPGTPYFAQALILAGLKHIHALGGSKSAGLGWLQWESSVFKHPEINDDIWEFLAAAPSPPSGGEP encoded by the coding sequence ATGATTCAGCTTGCCTCCCTTAACCAATCCTTTCAGCCATCTACAACCCTCCCTCTAACCGCCATCATTGACACCGCCCTCTGCGTCGGAGCAGGCGGCTCATCCGGTTCCCTGTCGGACAAACCCATCCTCAAACGGGCAGACGGTAAACTGATAATTCCCGCATCCCAACTGAAGGGACGACTGCGCCATGAATGCGAAAAGATTGCCAGGGCATTGGGCTGGGCAATTTGTGAATCTCCAGTGGCAGAAACCATGTGCCCCCAACGGGCTGGATTAACAGGCAATTTTCAGCATGAACATTACGAAATAGGCGATCGTAACCCTGATGGTTCCCCACGCCATCACTGCCTGATCTGCCAACTGTTCGGGAATCCGTCTTTACCCGCTAGACTTCAATTCAGCGATCTGATCTGCACCGAAGATCCCGACAACACTCCAGAAGTGCTGCGTCCCGGTGTCACCATCAACCGTCGTCGTCGCACCGCAGAGGAAAAAAAACTGTACTTCCTCGAAACCTCTCCCGCAAACGCCCAGCTTCCCTTTACAGGGGAAATCACTTTGCTCCCAGGCACCCCCTATTTCGCCCAAGCCCTGATTTTGGCTGGACTGAAACACATTCACGCCCTTGGTGGTAGTAAATCAGCCGGACTGGGGTGGTTACAGTGGGAATCTTCTGTATTCAAGCATCCTGAAATCAATGATGACATCTGGGAATTCCTCGCCGCTGCACCCTCTCCACCTTCAGGAGGTGAACCATGA